A portion of the Limosilactobacillus reuteri genome contains these proteins:
- a CDS encoding glycoside-pentoside-hexuronide (GPH):cation symporter, translating into MTHSHKLTGKQLISRASFCFGNLGHSAFYGVMSTYFIIFVTSGMFAGLSKTVANKLIGLITGLIVSVRILELLIDPLLGNIVDNTKTRWGKFKPWILMGNIVSAIPLLILFTGIFGLAKYNWVLFAILFVIIFITFDIFYSFSDVSYWGMVPALSEDSEERGVYTALGAFAGTLGWNGLTIIVVPIVTTFTYLATGHHRQGPAGWFAFAAIISALAVICALVVCVGTKENYNVIRKSAQDKTTIREVFSAIFHNDQILWPSLAYLLYSCAYVVTNGVLFYLYKFVIGKPGEFWIVGVIATIIGFCTSPLYPILNKFIPRKWLFIGGQVCMSLAYLIFIFARSNVLMMDFGLVLFNINFAQLVTVLTLTDAIEYGQLNSGQRNEAVVLAMRPMIDKLTGAISNGLVGYIAIAAGMTGSVTAADMTGHDIRTFDSMAFYIPLALAVLSIFVFLFKVKLSEEVHAEVVEELKDKLAQGELTSEVSTSSTGLKEETIYAPTDGELVAMKEVVDRDGQPFPGKGFAIRPTSDKLYAPFDGKINFTFGTRHAFGITSDKGLEMIVHIGVGTVNMRGEGFNAHYSDGQIVKKGQLLFDFDRELIKQSGYEDWVITFFAQPHNIEAANGFTPGKTVKHGDKVVTVEFK; encoded by the coding sequence ATGACACATAGCCATAAGCTCACGGGGAAGCAGCTTATTTCTCGTGCTTCGTTTTGCTTTGGTAACTTAGGACACTCTGCATTTTATGGGGTAATGAGTACTTACTTTATTATCTTTGTAACAAGCGGAATGTTCGCGGGACTAAGCAAAACGGTTGCTAATAAACTAATTGGGTTGATTACTGGTTTGATTGTTTCTGTCCGGATTTTGGAATTATTAATTGATCCGCTGTTAGGAAATATTGTTGATAATACTAAAACTCGGTGGGGAAAATTCAAGCCGTGGATTTTAATGGGAAATATCGTTAGTGCGATTCCGCTATTAATCCTCTTTACCGGAATCTTTGGCTTAGCAAAATATAATTGGGTTCTTTTTGCCATTTTATTTGTTATTATTTTCATTACGTTTGATATTTTCTACTCATTTTCTGATGTTTCGTATTGGGGAATGGTGCCCGCTTTAAGTGAAGATTCTGAAGAGCGGGGCGTTTATACCGCTCTCGGTGCCTTTGCGGGAACACTTGGTTGGAATGGATTAACGATTATCGTGGTACCGATTGTAACGACCTTTACTTATTTAGCTACAGGCCATCATCGGCAGGGGCCTGCTGGTTGGTTTGCCTTTGCTGCCATTATTTCGGCATTAGCTGTTATCTGTGCCTTGGTTGTTTGTGTTGGGACGAAAGAAAATTACAATGTGATCCGTAAGTCTGCCCAGGATAAGACAACTATTCGGGAAGTTTTTTCAGCAATTTTTCACAATGACCAAATCTTATGGCCAAGTTTGGCATATTTACTTTATTCATGTGCCTATGTTGTAACTAATGGTGTCCTTTTCTACCTTTACAAGTTTGTTATTGGTAAACCTGGTGAATTCTGGATTGTTGGGGTCATCGCTACGATTATTGGTTTCTGTACTAGTCCTCTTTATCCTATTTTGAATAAATTTATTCCACGAAAATGGCTATTCATTGGTGGCCAAGTCTGCATGAGTTTAGCATATTTAATCTTTATTTTTGCCCGCTCTAATGTTTTAATGATGGACTTTGGATTGGTCTTGTTTAACATTAATTTTGCCCAATTGGTAACAGTTTTAACATTAACGGATGCAATTGAATATGGCCAATTAAATTCTGGTCAACGAAATGAAGCGGTTGTTCTTGCTATGCGACCAATGATTGATAAATTAACAGGGGCGATCTCAAATGGCCTTGTCGGTTATATCGCAATCGCAGCCGGAATGACGGGGAGCGTGACTGCTGCTGACATGACAGGTCATGATATTCGGACTTTCGATAGTATGGCATTCTATATCCCGCTGGCATTAGCTGTTTTGTCAATTTTTGTCTTTCTTTTTAAGGTGAAATTGAGTGAAGAAGTTCATGCGGAAGTAGTTGAAGAATTAAAGGATAAATTAGCACAAGGAGAATTGACAAGTGAAGTGTCGACATCATCGACTGGTCTTAAAGAAGAAACGATTTATGCCCCAACAGATGGCGAATTAGTTGCAATGAAAGAAGTCGTCGATCGTGATGGTCAACCGTTCCCCGGAAAGGGCTTTGCGATTAGGCCAACTAGCGATAAATTGTACGCCCCATTTGACGGGAAGATTAACTTTACGTTTGGCACCCGTCATGCGTTTGGTATTACTTCTGACAAGGGATTAGAAATGATTGTTCATATTGGTGTCGGGACTGTGAACATGCGTGGTGAAGGCTTCAATGCCCATTATAGTGACGGTCAAATCGTTAAAAAGGGTCAGCTACTCTTTGATTTTGATCGTGAATTGATTAAACAAAGCGGGTATGAAGACTGGGTAATTACTTTCTTTGCGCAACCGCATAATATTGAAGCAGCTAATGGCTTTACTCCCGGAAAGACCGTTAAACATGGTGATAAGGTAGTAACAGTAGAATTTAAATAA